Proteins encoded within one genomic window of Glycine soja cultivar W05 chromosome 1, ASM419377v2, whole genome shotgun sequence:
- the LOC114408761 gene encoding 29 kDa ribonucleoprotein, chloroplastic-like — translation MAATLESAFILFAPQRFSNSHRFSAKAPISIKLHASTSLFFSSKSSFKTGRLCFQLCSTLQEVAATEETPELTQPTDNVKKLYVVNLSWSLTAADINDLFAQSGTVTDVEIIKSKDGRSKGYAFVTMASGEEAQAAVDKFDSYELSGRIIRVELAKRFKKPPSPPPPPGPRPGETRHVIYASNLAWKARSTHLRQLFAENFKTPSSARVVFDSPSGRSAGYGFVSFLTKEDAEAAISTVDGKELMGRPLRLKFSEKKDKAGREKDEDQDKDAGSEEDEDEGSDARPEES, via the exons ATGGCGGCTACTTTAGAATCAGCCTTCATCCTCTTCGCACCTCAACGGTTCTCCAATAGCCATCGTTTCTCTGCAAAAGCACCGATCTCCATCAAGCTCCATGCTTCCACctcccttttcttctcttccaaGTCCTCCTTCAAAACGGGAAGACTCTGCTTCCAGTTATGCTCCACTTTGCAAGAGGTAGCAGCAACAGAAGAAACACCTGAGCTAACGCAACCAACAGACAACGTAAAGAAGCTGTACGTGGTTAACTTATCTTGGTCTCTGACGGCGGCAGACATCAATGACCTCTTTGCCCAAAGCGGAACCGTAACCGACGTCGAG ATAATAAAGAGCAAAGACGGGAGGAGCAAGGGCTATGCCTTCGTTACTATGGCTTCCGGGGAAGAGGCTCAGGCTGCTGTTGATAAATTTGACTCTTAT GAATTATCAGGACGGATAATAAGGGTAGAACTTGCAAAGAGATTCAAAAAACCTCCTTCTCCTCCACCTCCTCCAGGTCCCCGTCCTGGAGAGACACGTCATGTAATTTATGCATCCAACCTTGCATGGAAAGCAAGATCTACCCATCTCAGACAACTCTTCGCTGAGAATTTCAAAACACCATCTTCAGCCAGGGTTGTCTTTGACAGCCCTTCTGGACGATCTGCTGGGTACggatttgtttcttttcttaccAAGGAGGATGCAGAGGCTGCCATTTCTACTGTGGATGGGAAG GAGTTAATGGGACGACCGCTTCGCCTAAAATTCagtgaaaagaaagataaagcTGGAAGGGAAAAAGATGAAGACCAAGATAAAGATGCTGGaagtgaagaagatgaagaCGAAGGTTCTGATGCTCGACCGgaagaatcataa
- the LOC114408769 gene encoding protein TORNADO 2-like, which yields MDCPSITLSILVFHEQLATTLFSKMAMSNNVIGCINFVAVILSIPIIGAGIWLTNGDADSCVQFLQWPVIILGVLILVVALAGFIGAFFRVSWLLIVYLVAMLVLVILLVSLVAFVYMVTLRGHGNIEPNRAYLEYRMDDFSGYLRRRVRSSFKWDRIRSCLSQTNMCAELNQSYRMAQDFFNARLTPMQSGCCKPPTQCAYTFVNPTYWISPINTAADMDCLQWSNDQTQLCYNCDSCKAGLLANLRKEWRRANVILIITVIVLIIVYLVGCCAFRNVKTEDLFRKYKQGYT from the exons ATGGATTGTCCAAGCATCACTCTCTCCATTTTGGTTTTTCATGAACAACTAGCAACCACCCTTTTTTCTAAGATGGCAATGAGCAACAATGTGATCGGATGCATAAACTTCGTGGCCGTGATCCTCTCAATCCCGATCATCGGCGCCGGAATCTGGCTAACAAACGGGGATGCCGATTCATGCGTCCAGTTCCTGCAATGGCCCGTCATCATCCTCGGAGTCCTCATCCTCGTCGTGGCCCTTGCAGGTTTCATCGGAGCCTTCTTCAGAGTCTCGTGGCTCCTCATCGTTTACCTCGTTGCCATGCTCGTCCTCGTCATACTCTTAGTGTCTTTGGTCGCTTTTGTTTACATGGTCACGCTTCGGGGACACGGCAACATCGAACCTAACCGCGCTTACTTGGAGTACCGCATGGATGATTTTTCTGGCTACCTTCGTCGTAGGGTTAGAAGCTCGTTCAAGTGGGACCGCATCAGAAGCTGTCTTAGCCAAACCAACATGTGCGCTGAGCTTAACCAGAGTTATAGAATGGCTCAGGACTTCTTCAACGCTCGTCTAACGCCCATGCAG TCAGGGTGCTGCAAGCCACCAACGCAATGTGCGTACACGTTTGTGAATCCAACCTATTGGATTAGCCCCATCAACACTGCAGCAGATATGGATTGCCTGCAATGGAGCAACGACCAAACACAACTTTGCTACAACTGCGACTCGTGCAAGGCCGGTTTATTGGCAAATCTTAGGAAGGAGTGGAGAAGGGCCAATGTGATATTAATCATCACAGTCATTGTTTTAATAATTGTGTATTTGGTAGGGTGCTGTGCCTTTAGGAATGTCAAAACTGAGGACCTCTTCCGCAAATACAAACAAGGCTACACTTGA
- the LOC114408777 gene encoding uncharacterized protein LOC114408777 translates to MAIENQDTAVREIKPKNRRIMGAGGPDDEDNRWPPWLKPLLKESFFVQCKLHADSHKSECNMYCLDCMNGPLCSLCLAHHKDHRAIQIRRSSYHDVIRVSEIQKVLDITGVQTYIINSARVVFLNERPQPRPGKGVTNTCEVCERSLLDSFRFCSLGCKIVGTSKNFQKRKKQSMAMSSDSEDSYSSNSVHGLKKNCKVQSFTPSTPPPTSVNYRTAKRRKGIPHRAPMVGLIIEY, encoded by the exons ATGGCAATTGAAAACCAAGACACCGCTGTCAGAGAAATCAAGCCCAAGAACAGGAGAATCATG GGTGCTGGAGGGCCTGATGATGAGGACAATAGGTGGCCACCGTGGTTGAAGCCACTGCTGAAAGAGAGCTTCTTTGTTCAATGCAAGTTGCATGCTGATTCTCACAAGAGCGAATGCAACATGTATTGCTTGGACTGTATGAATGGCCCTCTCTGCTCTCTCTGCCTCGCCCACCACAAAGATCACCGTGCAATCCAG ATTAGGAGGTCCTCATACCATGATGTGATCAGGGTCTCTGAGATTCAGAAGGTGTTGGACATCACTGGTGTCCAAACCTACATTATCAACAGCGCAAGGGTGGTGTTTTTGAACGAGAGGCCTCAACCAAGGCCTGGAAAAGGTGTCACAAACACTTGTGAAGTCTGCGAGCGTAGCCTTCTTGATTCTTTCCGCTTCTGTTCTCTTGGTTGCAAG ATTGTTGGAACATCTAAGAACTTCcagaagaggaagaagcagTCAATGGCAATGTCATCAGATTCTGAGGACTCGTACAGCAGCAACAGCGTCCATGGTCTTAAGAAAAACTGCAAAGTCCAGAGCTTCACACCATCCACACCACCCCCAACTTCGGTTAATTACAGAACGGCCAAGAGAAGAAAGGGAATACCACACCGTGCCCCAATGGTGGGACTAATCATAGAATATTAG